One Onychostoma macrolepis isolate SWU-2019 chromosome 15, ASM1243209v1, whole genome shotgun sequence DNA segment encodes these proteins:
- the LOC131554105 gene encoding SPARC-related modular calcium-binding protein 1-like isoform X3, which produces MLALTFTCRLLLLFLLDSVKMTDETQLLVLDKQWREACVLDCARGRHRAVCGSNGRMYKSLCSFQRAQCINRQLRTAAVSTCTADASKCQLARSQALRASTRSDSFAVFIPECKTDGTYTEVQCHNQTGYCWCSSLDGIPVSGSSVLHLRPNCTGQMSDIALETDQEFAQAKRGIQWRSTPDPEQRSVLTTAGVTVPPLWVTILLNSDPNGNRSVRRPADSLKTCEHERMSVLAEEAIQGSEERFVPECSADGRYRAVQCHSSTGYCWCVRVDTGRPVPGTSARNQLPDCSTQETHTLLLNNSYTHAPLSGCPSVRKADFLKSLIQAFQQEVESGASYSQYRLDSTNKFKC; this is translated from the exons ATGTTGGCGTTGACGTTCACCTGTCGCTTACTACTCCTCTTTCTGTTAGATTCAGTAAAGATGACGGACGAAACTCAG TTGCTGGTGCTGGACAAGCAGTGGCGTGAGGCGTGTGTGCTGGACTGTGCTAGAGGGCGCCATCGAGCTGTGTGTGGCAGCAACGGCCGAATGTATAAATCTCTGTGCTCTTTCCAGCGTGCGCAGTGCATCAACAGACAGCTGAGGACGGCTGCAGTGTCCACGTGCACAG cAGATGCGTCTAAATGTCAGCTGGCTCGCTCTCAAGCTCTGCGGGCCAGCACTCGTTCTGATTCCTTCGCTGTCTTCATCCCAGAATGCAAAACCGATGGAACTTATACAGAG GTGCAGTGTCACAATCAGACGGGTTACTGCTGGTGCTCCTCTCTTGATGGGATTCCTGTGAGCGGCAGCTCTGTCTTACACCTGCGGCCCAACTGCACTG GTCAGATGTCAGATATTGCACTGGAAACTGACCAGGAATTTGCTCAAGCAA AGCGAGGGATTCAGTGGCGCTCCACTCCAGATCCTGAGCAGCGCTCTGTTCTGACCACTGCAG GAGTCACAGTGCCTCCATTGTGGGTGACAATCCTGCTGAACTCTGACCCGAATGGAAACCGTTCTGTCAGGCGGCCTGCAG ACTCTTTAAAGACCTGTGAACATGAGCGAATGTCTGTGCTCGCTGAAGAGGCCATTCAAGGCTCAGAAGAGCGTTTTGTCCCAGAATGCAGTGCAGATGGGAGGTACAGAGCAGTTCAGTGTCACAGCAGCACAGGATACTGCTGGTGCGTGAGAGTGGACACAGGACGGCCCGTCCCGGGCACTTCAGCCAG GAACCAACTGCCTGACTGCAGCACTCAGGAAACACACACGCTCCTCCTCAACAACAGCTACACACATGCTCCTCTCTCAG gTTGTCCCAGTGTACGAAAGGCAGACTTTCTCAAGAGTTTAATACAAGCATTCCAGCAGGAAGTTGAAAGTGGTGCTTCATATTCTCAGTACAGGTTAGACTcaacaaataaattcaaatgtt GA
- the LOC131554105 gene encoding SPARC-related modular calcium-binding protein 1-like isoform X1 codes for MLALTFTCRLLLLFLLDSVKMTDETQLLVLDKQWREACVLDCARGRHRAVCGSNGRMYKSLCSFQRAQCINRQLRTAAVSTCTADASKCQLARSQALRASTRSDSFAVFIPECKTDGTYTEVQCHNQTGYCWCSSLDGIPVSGSSVLHLRPNCTGQMSDIALETDQEFAQAKRGIQWRSTPDPEQRSVLTTAGVTVPPLWVTILLNSDPNGNRSVRRPADSLKTCEHERMSVLAEEAIQGSEERFVPECSADGRYRAVQCHSSTGYCWCVRVDTGRPVPGTSARNQLPDCSTQETHTLLLNNSYTHAPLSGCPSVRKADFLKSLIQAFQQEVESGASYSQYRTPAARPHVLSSPASFSSVQTLRLYFTLLDADADGLLSEREARPLRRLLRRTLRPRRCAKKFMQFCDRNADRCLSTQELTSCLDI; via the exons ATGTTGGCGTTGACGTTCACCTGTCGCTTACTACTCCTCTTTCTGTTAGATTCAGTAAAGATGACGGACGAAACTCAG TTGCTGGTGCTGGACAAGCAGTGGCGTGAGGCGTGTGTGCTGGACTGTGCTAGAGGGCGCCATCGAGCTGTGTGTGGCAGCAACGGCCGAATGTATAAATCTCTGTGCTCTTTCCAGCGTGCGCAGTGCATCAACAGACAGCTGAGGACGGCTGCAGTGTCCACGTGCACAG cAGATGCGTCTAAATGTCAGCTGGCTCGCTCTCAAGCTCTGCGGGCCAGCACTCGTTCTGATTCCTTCGCTGTCTTCATCCCAGAATGCAAAACCGATGGAACTTATACAGAG GTGCAGTGTCACAATCAGACGGGTTACTGCTGGTGCTCCTCTCTTGATGGGATTCCTGTGAGCGGCAGCTCTGTCTTACACCTGCGGCCCAACTGCACTG GTCAGATGTCAGATATTGCACTGGAAACTGACCAGGAATTTGCTCAAGCAA AGCGAGGGATTCAGTGGCGCTCCACTCCAGATCCTGAGCAGCGCTCTGTTCTGACCACTGCAG GAGTCACAGTGCCTCCATTGTGGGTGACAATCCTGCTGAACTCTGACCCGAATGGAAACCGTTCTGTCAGGCGGCCTGCAG ACTCTTTAAAGACCTGTGAACATGAGCGAATGTCTGTGCTCGCTGAAGAGGCCATTCAAGGCTCAGAAGAGCGTTTTGTCCCAGAATGCAGTGCAGATGGGAGGTACAGAGCAGTTCAGTGTCACAGCAGCACAGGATACTGCTGGTGCGTGAGAGTGGACACAGGACGGCCCGTCCCGGGCACTTCAGCCAG GAACCAACTGCCTGACTGCAGCACTCAGGAAACACACACGCTCCTCCTCAACAACAGCTACACACATGCTCCTCTCTCAG gTTGTCCCAGTGTACGAAAGGCAGACTTTCTCAAGAGTTTAATACAAGCATTCCAGCAGGAAGTTGAAAGTGGTGCTTCATATTCTCAGTACAG GACACCTGCGGCTCGTCCTCATGTCCTCAGCTCTCCGGCCTCTTTCTCGTCTGTTCAAACTCTCCGTCTGTACTTTACGCTGCTGGACGCAGACGCTGATGGGCTTCTGAGCGAGCGGGAAGCGCGTCCGTTACGTCGCCTGCTCCGCAGAACTCTGCGTCCTCGCCGCTGTGCCAAGAAGTTCATGCAGTTCTGCGACCGGAACGCAGACCGCTGCTTAAGCACTCAAGAACTCACTTCCTGTCTTGACATTTAA
- the LOC131554105 gene encoding SPARC-related modular calcium-binding protein 1-like isoform X2, which produces MLALTFTCRLLLLFLLDSVKMTDETQLLVLDKQWREACVLDCARGRHRAVCGSNGRMYKSLCSFQRAQCINRQLRTAAVSTCTDASKCQLARSQALRASTRSDSFAVFIPECKTDGTYTEVQCHNQTGYCWCSSLDGIPVSGSSVLHLRPNCTGQMSDIALETDQEFAQAKRGIQWRSTPDPEQRSVLTTAGVTVPPLWVTILLNSDPNGNRSVRRPADSLKTCEHERMSVLAEEAIQGSEERFVPECSADGRYRAVQCHSSTGYCWCVRVDTGRPVPGTSARNQLPDCSTQETHTLLLNNSYTHAPLSGCPSVRKADFLKSLIQAFQQEVESGASYSQYRTPAARPHVLSSPASFSSVQTLRLYFTLLDADADGLLSEREARPLRRLLRRTLRPRRCAKKFMQFCDRNADRCLSTQELTSCLDI; this is translated from the exons ATGTTGGCGTTGACGTTCACCTGTCGCTTACTACTCCTCTTTCTGTTAGATTCAGTAAAGATGACGGACGAAACTCAG TTGCTGGTGCTGGACAAGCAGTGGCGTGAGGCGTGTGTGCTGGACTGTGCTAGAGGGCGCCATCGAGCTGTGTGTGGCAGCAACGGCCGAATGTATAAATCTCTGTGCTCTTTCCAGCGTGCGCAGTGCATCAACAGACAGCTGAGGACGGCTGCAGTGTCCACGTGCACAG ATGCGTCTAAATGTCAGCTGGCTCGCTCTCAAGCTCTGCGGGCCAGCACTCGTTCTGATTCCTTCGCTGTCTTCATCCCAGAATGCAAAACCGATGGAACTTATACAGAG GTGCAGTGTCACAATCAGACGGGTTACTGCTGGTGCTCCTCTCTTGATGGGATTCCTGTGAGCGGCAGCTCTGTCTTACACCTGCGGCCCAACTGCACTG GTCAGATGTCAGATATTGCACTGGAAACTGACCAGGAATTTGCTCAAGCAA AGCGAGGGATTCAGTGGCGCTCCACTCCAGATCCTGAGCAGCGCTCTGTTCTGACCACTGCAG GAGTCACAGTGCCTCCATTGTGGGTGACAATCCTGCTGAACTCTGACCCGAATGGAAACCGTTCTGTCAGGCGGCCTGCAG ACTCTTTAAAGACCTGTGAACATGAGCGAATGTCTGTGCTCGCTGAAGAGGCCATTCAAGGCTCAGAAGAGCGTTTTGTCCCAGAATGCAGTGCAGATGGGAGGTACAGAGCAGTTCAGTGTCACAGCAGCACAGGATACTGCTGGTGCGTGAGAGTGGACACAGGACGGCCCGTCCCGGGCACTTCAGCCAG GAACCAACTGCCTGACTGCAGCACTCAGGAAACACACACGCTCCTCCTCAACAACAGCTACACACATGCTCCTCTCTCAG gTTGTCCCAGTGTACGAAAGGCAGACTTTCTCAAGAGTTTAATACAAGCATTCCAGCAGGAAGTTGAAAGTGGTGCTTCATATTCTCAGTACAG GACACCTGCGGCTCGTCCTCATGTCCTCAGCTCTCCGGCCTCTTTCTCGTCTGTTCAAACTCTCCGTCTGTACTTTACGCTGCTGGACGCAGACGCTGATGGGCTTCTGAGCGAGCGGGAAGCGCGTCCGTTACGTCGCCTGCTCCGCAGAACTCTGCGTCCTCGCCGCTGTGCCAAGAAGTTCATGCAGTTCTGCGACCGGAACGCAGACCGCTGCTTAAGCACTCAAGAACTCACTTCCTGTCTTGACATTTAA